The genomic segment AGAACAGGCTCATGCTGCCATTGATAAGGTGAGCGGCCAAGAACAAGCGACTGCTTTTTCCAGATGCAAGTACCGGAAAGGTAGAAACCTGATTCAGAGAATGCCTTTCTGAAATTCAGACCTTCAGTATCTGCATGGAACACATAAATAGAAGCATCCTTCGCCATTGCCACTTCGGTGTTCTTAAACGCCTCAAGCAGAAAATTGTAGAATGCTTCATTTCCCATATTGTCATTCTTAATTTTACCCGCCGAACCTTCATAGTTGACGTTGTACGGAGGGTCAGTTACAACAAGATTTGCGAGTTTCCCGTCCATCAATAGAATGAAAGTGTCAGCCTTAGTAGAATCACCACAGACTAGCCTGTGCTGCCCAAGCAACCAAACATCGCCTTTCTTGGTGAGTGCGGGCTTTTGCAGTTCAGCATCCACATCGAAGTCATCATCATGAATACCGTCCTTGAGCGAATCCTTAAAAAGCGCATCAAGTTCGGCAGGCTCAAAGCCGGTGAGGGACACGTCAAAGTCCGCTCCCTGCAAATCCGCAATGAGGAGAGCCAGCTTATCCTTATCCCAATCACCACTGATTTTATTGAGGGCGATGTTGAGTGCCTTTTCTTTATCCTCATCCATTTCAATAACCACACACTCGACTTCGGTGATGCCCATATCAAGCAGCACCTTCAAACGCTGGTGGCCACCTACAACATGAGATGTGGTCTTATTCCATATAACAGGTTCAACATAGCCGAACTGCTCGATGGAGCGTTTCAGCTTTTCGTATTCCGGGTCACCGGGTTTCAAGTCTTTACGAGGATTGTAGTCGGCTGGAATCAATAGCTCAGTTTTCAGTTTTTCTATCTGCATATTTCTCAGCCGCCTTTCTTAAATTTGTGTACATGTTTACATCCTCCCACGGGAACAGACAGGAATTGAAATGTCCATAAACCGCCGTATCGGAGTAGATGGAATTTCGCAGCCTTAGTTTTTCGATGATTGCAGCTGGTCGGAGATTAAACACCTCCTGCACAATATTGGCAAGCAGCTCATCGGTGAGTTTGCTAGTACTAAAGGAAGTCACGTCGACTGCCACAGGGTTTGCCTTACCAATTGCATAAGAAAGAGCGACCTCACATTTCTCTGCAAGACCGCTCCATACGATGTTCTTTGCAATGTATCTCGCCATATATGCTCCGCTTCGGTCAACCTTGGTCGGGTCTTTGCCGCAAAGTGCACCGCCACCGTGGGATGCAAGGCCGCCATAAGTATCAACCATGATTTTTCTGCCGGTTAAACCTGTATCAGCAGTGGGACCACCTTCAACAAATCTGCCGGAGGGATTAATAAGGATTTCAGTATCATCATCAAACGGAAAATCCTCAAAACACTGCCAAAGTACATTATTTCTGATATCCGAACGCAGTTCTTCCTGGGTTTTATCCTTATCATGCTGAACTGAAACTACAATGGCTTTCACACGCTTGGGCATGCCATCCTCATATTCCACAGTAACCTGTGCTTTGCCGTCAGGCAGAATACCCTTAATGAGTTTTCCTTTCCGGCAGTTGTCAATGCGCTTTATGATGCGATGAGAAAGCACCAGTGGGAGGGGCAGGTTCTCACGGGTTTCATTGGTTGCGTAACCGTAAACCGTGCCTTGGTCACCAGCGCCCACAGAACCGTATGGATCATTGATACCATTTCTTGCTTCAAGTGCATTATCTACACCCGCCGCAATATCTGAGCTTTGCTGGTGTACAAAAACAAAAACTGTGAACTTCCACGGATTGTATCCCACCTCACGAAGTACATTTTTTACGATGAAGCGTATGTCTACTTTACCGCTGCAGGTGATTTCGCCCGCCACGATAATTTTACCTTTGGTCGCCATGACCTCACAGGCCACGCGAGAAGCTTTGTCTTTACGAAGACAAGCATCCAAAATATTGTCAGCAATGAGATCACAGAGTTTATCCGGATGTCCCATGCAGACACTTTCCGCTGTTTTATAAGTAATCATATTTTCCTCCTATCTGATTTATTTTCCTCGCCTTGCCATGAGCAGACGTTCCATTACATCGTCCTGCGGACTAGCGCCGTTGTATTCACCTGTACAGTTTTCTTTAACAATCTGGAATATCTCCATCCACAGCCGATTAGTTTGGTTCATGTAATTCTGGCCCATTGCCACATAGGGGCTTTGAATGGCATTGCCAGTAGTCGGGTGTTTTGCTAAAAAGCCATATTCTGTGACAGCTTCCTCACATTGAATCCAACGAGCCACGCTCATGGCGTAGCGTTCCAACAACTGCGGCGATACGAGAACAGCACATCCGCGTTCGTTCAGCCACTGCCATGTATTTCTGTAGATTTCTCCTGCAACCAGTGCTTTGCCGTCTTTTTGTATAGCTTCAAGCATTTTATTTGGCTCAGGCATTTCAAGTCCTTTTAGGTCTGCCGTATCCTTAAATTCCATCACGGTCAGTTTTCTGCCTCCTGGATTGCCTTCGGCTATTTTATCAGTCAGGGGCTTCTTTTTCGCACCTGCACCTACACGAGCGCCGCCTCGATTTGTACCGTCTTTCGCCATATTTTCACCTCACTTAGCAGGGTTGGGGCTATTCCCTTGTTTGAAACCGCGTTTTTTAACACGAAGCCCCACGCCGCTGTCCGCTTTAAAAAATTTTAGAGATTTGACCTCCCCCACCGGTCACCGCTCTCGGCAGTGATTCGAGAGTGACAGGATTTACAAAGAGCCATTAGATTGCTCTTCTCATTGCCGCCGCCTTTGGAAAGCGGAAGGATGTGGTGTACCTCTTCAGCAGGAGTAAGCTTACCTTGCTTCTCACATTCCTCACAAAGAGGATGCGACTTGATGTAGCGGTCACGGATACGTTTCCAAGCACGACCATATCGTTTGTTGGAAGCAGGATCTCTTTCGTACTGGTTGTAGTGTTTATCCATTGCTTTTTGATGCTCGGCACAGTATTGCTCGCGTTCAGCAAGCCGACCGCAGCCGGGGTAAGCACAAGGACGCTTAGGTTTGTAGGGCATTGGTTCACCTCGCTTTCAGGGCATAACAAAAGCCACCGCAGATATCTCCACGATGGCCTTTGGAATTCTATTTCTCTATTGTAATAGTAACACACGAACCACACTGACAAACAGTGACATTCACTGACTTGTTTCAGGAAGTTTAATTAGTGAGGTGGCAACATCGTGCAGACGATAAACATGGCGTACATTATATCCCAGGTCCACTGCGATTTGCTCCCACGATTTAAAGCATAAGTATCGTAGCTCTAGAAGCGTCTGGCACTCCAAACTGTCAACCGCTTTTATGACTCCTATTATTTCACCCTTTAAGTCTACAAGGCGATCAATGTCTTTGTTGATCTCGTTCTGAAGATCAATGATTTTACAAATAGCGTCGGCCATCATAGATGTTCCATGACTCGGATTACGTGGCATCCCCGTCAATGTTGTAGTACATTTAGTTGCCAATTCATTCAATGAAGCAACCTGCTCCAGCTTGCTGTTGATCCGCTGGTCCAAACGATAGGCTTGGGACAAATATTCTTTAGCAGTCATAGGCGGGCACCTCCAGTTTTTCTCGTATCTTGCGCATTAAGATGGTACCGTCAAGATCAGTCAACATCTGATACCAGCCAGAACAGAAGAAGCGCTCAAGAGAGTTAACCTCAGCTTTGTAATCATTTTTCTCTGGGTGACGGCCCAAACGCTGTAAGGCTTCCCGGTAATCCTTGACTGCCTGTACTATAATCGCATTCGCTAAACTTTCATATGGTTCCATATCGCACCTCCAAGTTTTTGTTTCTCGGATTGGCACGGATTGTCTTTATTTGACTCTCATTTGCAGATCAGCTTTGACTGCTTCGATAAGCGCCGACTGGCTTTTATCCTTTAAGGAAAGAGCCCTCAAGACACGCTCATCAATAGTACCTTTGGTAACGATGTGCTGCACCACAACCGTTTCAGCTGTTTGGCCCTGACGCCAGAGCCTAGCATTTGTCTGTTGATATAACTCTAATGACCAGGTAAGACCGAACCACACAATACAAGAGCCACCAGCCTGAAGATTTAAGCCATGTCCTGCAGATGCCGGATGAATTAAACCGACAGGTATTTCCTTGTTGTTCCACCTTCGAATACTTTCAGCAGTATCCAGCTTAGAAAATGGAACCTTTATGCAATGAAGTTTTTCTACGATTCTTTCATAGTCGTGTTTATACCAATAGGCCACAAGTATTGGCTTTCCGGCAGCTGCTTCAATAATGTCCTCCAATGCATCCAATTTCTGATTATGGATGACCTGAGTTTCACCGCTATCTTTATAAATGGCACCGTTAGCCATCTGGCAGAGCTTGTTGGAAAGTGCTGCAGCATTCCCAGCAGTAACCTCACCATCAGGAAGCTTAAGTACAAGGTCTTTTGCTAATTCGTCATAGCGTTCTGCCTCTTTTTCAGAAAGCATAACCGTGTATTCACTACTAACCAGTTCAGGCATCTTAAGATAATCCGTTGACTTCATTGAAATTGTAATATCGGAAATTTTCTTGTAAATGCATTTCTCCGCTCCCGGAAGAGGCTTGTAACTGTAAATAATCTGGCCATTTCTTTTATCCGGCATGAAGTAGTTGTTACGAAACGCAGTTATGAACCTTCCAAGTCTTACACCCATGTCAAGCAATTTGAACTCTGCCCATAAATCCATTAGTCCATTGCTGCTTGGTGTTCCTGTCATTCCAATAATGCGCTTTACTTTAGGACGCACCTTCATAAAAGACTTAAAGCGCTTGGCCTGATGGTTTTTGAAGGAAGAAAGCTCATCAATAATGACTGTATCGAAATCAAATGAAAGCCCACTCTCATCAATGAGCCAGGAAAGATTCTCACGATTGATTACATAGATATCGGCTGCGGCTTTTAACGCTTGAACCCGTTCAGCAGTGCTTCCTACTGCAACAGAAATGATCAGGTCAGATAGGTGATCCCATTTAGCAATTTCAGCTGGCCAGGTATCTCTTGCCACTCGAAGTGGTGCTACCACTAATACCTTATGTGCATCGAAGTAATCAAACAGCAGGTCATTTATAGCAGTAAGAGCGATACTTGTTTTTCCTAAACCCATATCAAGCAGTACTGCTGACACCGGATGAGATTCGATATAACTGATAGCGTATTTCTGATAATCATGTGGATTGTACTGCATCTAAAATCCCTCCAATCTGACTCTCGTCGTCTAGTACAAAAACTAAAAAGCCTAATGCTCTAAGCAATTTGTGCCTTGCCATCTGTAATGGGCGCGGGCACTTACCAGGGGCCTTAACCTCAACAAAGGCCATCTTTCCTTCAGGCATTAGAAGGATTCTATCCGGCATACCATCAAAGCCGGGAGATACAAACTTCACTGCCAGCCCGCCACGCTTTTTTACTTCTAAAGTTAACTTCTTTTCTATTTCTTTTTCTCTCATCGCTATATCTCCATCAAAATTGGTGACGGTCTGTGAAGGTCTACCCATAAACCTCTTATATAAAGAATTTTTATAAATTTTTCTCTAATGCGAAGTTCTATATATGACCGTAACTGACCGTCACCATATTAGGTCAGTGCTACTCGGTGCAACTCAACTTAGAAACTCTTCCTCTTTTAAGCGCACGCCATAAATGAAGCTACCTGTTTTGGTCTTTTTGCGTTCAAACCCAGCAGTCTCCAAAGCAGTATAGAAATCTGTTGTGCTTCTTGTATACTCACCGTTGCGCCCGCAATGGGCACGGTATTCCTGATAAAACTCACCAGATTTTTGCTGGTAGGTCTTATCCACCTCGCAGCAATCCTCCAAAAAGGAAGCAAGCCAGTCATTATTTTCTCTGTACGCTTCAATGGCCTCCTGAACACATGTGGGAACACTGAAATGGTAGTTAGCCTCAATAGCTTTCTTTGCACCTTCGATGATCCAGCTCATGATGTACGAGCCTGCATTCTTAACAAGGTAGTCGGCGTAGTTTTTGATGTCGCTTTTATTTTCAATTCTTGCATTAAACGGAATGACGATAAGACGTCTCCAGGTACCATCATCATTGGCACCGACTCTAGGAAGATGATTCGTGTAAAGCACCAATGTATGAGAAGGCTCAAATTTGAACGGGTCCTTATACTTTTTCTCAGCTTCGATTTCATCCGTAGAGCTAAGCTGTTTAACAATTGAAGTGTTGAGGCGCATACCCTCTTCAAGCTCGGAAGCAATGATGAGGCGTTTGCCCTTAAGCTCTGCCATTTCAGGTTTTACGTTTCTGCGGCAACCAACTGTAAGTGTATCGGCTGAGATAGCACCGCTGTAGGAGCCGAGCACTCTTGAGATGCTGTTCCAGAAGGTTGATTTACCATTACGGCCTCCACCATAGGCAATGATGATAGCCTCGAGGTAGACTTTACCGATTGCAGAAAGGCCAACAATCTGTTGAACGTAATTAATCAGCTTTTGGTCATTACAGAAAAAGGTATTCAGAGCATCTAACCAAATTTGCTCACCCTTATCTCCCGGAGAAGCAGTTGTTTGCTTTGTAATATAATCCGCTGCCTCTGGAACACGACCACCGGCCAGACCCTTGCGAAGGTCAAACGTAACACCCGGTGTATTAAGTAGGAACTCATCCTTGTCTAAGTCGCTCACCTTGATTTCCAGCATTGGCTTTGCAGCCTGCAATGCTGAGATGACATATTTCATATCCCTGCGCTTCATTACAAAAGTTCTGTAAGCTATAGCCGACTGATACTTTTTAAATGCCTTTAATGGATCTCCCGAAAGTGAAGCTTCATACTTTTTGCCACCAGCAAGAATATCTTCTTCCTTTTCACCCAAAGCAACTAAGGCATTAAGGGCGCTTTCCACCTCACCGAGGGCATCTTGAAGCTGTAAATCGAGGAACTCTTCCATTGCACCTACTGACTGCTGCCGTGATTCCATCCAATACTCACCGTTAAAACGAAGATAATCTGTGGCATCGGTGTAGCAGAGCTCATTGCCATATTCACGAGTAAGCACCTTTGCCTGGCCAATATCAGAAAAGTCCGAGGGTCTCAGCGAGTCAAAGTCAGAATTGTAGTCATCTGGAGGAACATACCCCTCCTGACCTTGCACCTTCCTTGCAAACTTGATAGCACTATTCCAGATAGCTGTAAGTTCTTCGTTATCCATAGGAGGATCACATTTCTTAGCCTCTTCCAGAAAAATCTCATGGGCCTTATCTGTGCTGCCGTATCTCTTTACAACGCGGCCAGCAAAACGAGACAAAGTATTGTTGCGTTGACCTTCAGGTATTGAATTGCTGCGACCTGTATTTGTAGGCGAAGGAACATTCTCCAGCAATTCATCAATCGTGAGCCAACCTTCATGCCAGATAACTTCACCGGTATCAGCCCCATAGATAAAACGTGCTGCATCCAGAGCGTTATCATCAAAGAAGGGGAACTGAGCATGGATAGCTCTTTTTATAGCCACATATCCTTCCGCATCTGTTAGCTCTTCTATAGGAAAGTAAACATGGAACTTGGGCCTTGCAGCTTTTCCATCCTTAGAAAGCATATTGTGACGACTGGGAGCAATCGCATATGAAATATCCGTTAAAATTTCATCCAATGCCTCTGGCGTTATCCACTCATCCGGATTTTCAGTGTGATCATTATCGCAATCCATGACGATGACATCAGACTTTAAGAAATTATCTGCACTGCGATA from the Pelotomaculum isophthalicicum JI genome contains:
- a CDS encoding site-specific DNA-methyltransferase → MQIEKLKTELLIPADYNPRKDLKPGDPEYEKLKRSIEQFGYVEPVIWNKTTSHVVGGHQRLKVLLDMGITEVECVVIEMDEDKEKALNIALNKISGDWDKDKLALLIADLQGADFDVSLTGFEPAELDALFKDSLKDGIHDDDFDVDAELQKPALTKKGDVWLLGQHRLVCGDSTKADTFILLMDGKLANLVVTDPPYNVNYEGSAGKIKNDNMGNEAFYNFLLEAFKNTEVAMAKDASIYVFHADTEGLNFRKAFSESGFYLSGTCIWKKQSLVLGRSPYQWQHEPVLFGWKKSGKHNWYADRKQTTIWEFEKPKKNGDHPTMKPVALVAYPILNSSLTNCIVLDPFGGSGSTLIACDQTERICYTVELDEKYCDVIVKRYIEQAGNADGVFLLRDGEEYKYHDLQEVNADD
- the metK gene encoding methionine adenosyltransferase, whose translation is MITYKTAESVCMGHPDKLCDLIADNILDACLRKDKASRVACEVMATKGKIIVAGEITCSGKVDIRFIVKNVLREVGYNPWKFTVFVFVHQQSSDIAAGVDNALEARNGINDPYGSVGAGDQGTVYGYATNETRENLPLPLVLSHRIIKRIDNCRKGKLIKGILPDGKAQVTVEYEDGMPKRVKAIVVSVQHDKDKTQEELRSDIRNNVLWQCFEDFPFDDDTEILINPSGRFVEGGPTADTGLTGRKIMVDTYGGLASHGGGALCGKDPTKVDRSGAYMARYIAKNIVWSGLAEKCEVALSYAIGKANPVAVDVTSFSTSKLTDELLANIVQEVFNLRPAAIIEKLRLRNSIYSDTAVYGHFNSCLFPWEDVNMYTNLRKAAEKYADRKTEN
- a CDS encoding P27 family phage terminase small subunit encodes the protein MAKDGTNRGGARVGAGAKKKPLTDKIAEGNPGGRKLTVMEFKDTADLKGLEMPEPNKMLEAIQKDGKALVAGEIYRNTWQWLNERGCAVLVSPQLLERYAMSVARWIQCEEAVTEYGFLAKHPTTGNAIQSPYVAMGQNYMNQTNRLWMEIFQIVKENCTGEYNGASPQDDVMERLLMARRGK
- a CDS encoding HNH endonuclease, whose translation is MPYKPKRPCAYPGCGRLAEREQYCAEHQKAMDKHYNQYERDPASNKRYGRAWKRIRDRYIKSHPLCEECEKQGKLTPAEEVHHILPLSKGGGNEKSNLMALCKSCHSRITAESGDRWGRSNL
- a CDS encoding DEAD/DEAH box helicase, which gives rise to MQYNPHDYQKYAISYIESHPVSAVLLDMGLGKTSIALTAINDLLFDYFDAHKVLVVAPLRVARDTWPAEIAKWDHLSDLIISVAVGSTAERVQALKAAADIYVINRENLSWLIDESGLSFDFDTVIIDELSSFKNHQAKRFKSFMKVRPKVKRIIGMTGTPSSNGLMDLWAEFKLLDMGVRLGRFITAFRNNYFMPDKRNGQIIYSYKPLPGAEKCIYKKISDITISMKSTDYLKMPELVSSEYTVMLSEKEAERYDELAKDLVLKLPDGEVTAGNAAALSNKLCQMANGAIYKDSGETQVIHNQKLDALEDIIEAAAGKPILVAYWYKHDYERIVEKLHCIKVPFSKLDTAESIRRWNNKEIPVGLIHPASAGHGLNLQAGGSCIVWFGLTWSLELYQQTNARLWRQGQTAETVVVQHIVTKGTIDERVLRALSLKDKSQSALIEAVKADLQMRVK
- a CDS encoding VRR-NUC domain-containing protein, with protein sequence MREKEIEKKLTLEVKKRGGLAVKFVSPGFDGMPDRILLMPEGKMAFVEVKAPGKCPRPLQMARHKLLRALGFLVFVLDDESQIGGILDAVQST
- a CDS encoding phage/plasmid primase, P4 family produces the protein MQLTICTANCTGNQKNCLYPNRNVVTSAEELKEAAKLDHVCAEYKNNYRSADNFLKSDVIVMDCDNDHTENPDEWITPEALDEILTDISYAIAPSRHNMLSKDGKAARPKFHVYFPIEELTDAEGYVAIKRAIHAQFPFFDDNALDAARFIYGADTGEVIWHEGWLTIDELLENVPSPTNTGRSNSIPEGQRNNTLSRFAGRVVKRYGSTDKAHEIFLEEAKKCDPPMDNEELTAIWNSAIKFARKVQGQEGYVPPDDYNSDFDSLRPSDFSDIGQAKVLTREYGNELCYTDATDYLRFNGEYWMESRQQSVGAMEEFLDLQLQDALGEVESALNALVALGEKEEDILAGGKKYEASLSGDPLKAFKKYQSAIAYRTFVMKRRDMKYVISALQAAKPMLEIKVSDLDKDEFLLNTPGVTFDLRKGLAGGRVPEAADYITKQTTASPGDKGEQIWLDALNTFFCNDQKLINYVQQIVGLSAIGKVYLEAIIIAYGGGRNGKSTFWNSISRVLGSYSGAISADTLTVGCRRNVKPEMAELKGKRLIIASELEEGMRLNTSIVKQLSSTDEIEAEKKYKDPFKFEPSHTLVLYTNHLPRVGANDDGTWRRLIVIPFNARIENKSDIKNYADYLVKNAGSYIMSWIIEGAKKAIEANYHFSVPTCVQEAIEAYRENNDWLASFLEDCCEVDKTYQQKSGEFYQEYRAHCGRNGEYTRSTTDFYTALETAGFERKKTKTGSFIYGVRLKEEEFLS